In Spirosoma sp. KUDC1026, the sequence TGCGCTGAAGATTGCTGCCTGGATCAACTCGCTGGCAACAGAGAAGAAAGCGGCTCCTACTCCGGCTAAGAATCCGGATGAGCAATAGGTAGACGCTGATTAACTGCCAAAGTTTACTAAAAAAACGGCCCTACGTTTCCGAAACGTGGGGCCGTTTTTTTGCGTAGAAAAGCCTGAATTTCTCTCCTTTTTATAAAGAATAACTACGTGAAAGATATTTACTTAATTTATTTACATTTATTTGATAATCAGATATTTGTGTGTTAGTTAAGGGTGGGCGTTAGTAGCCGTTTATGGCACTATACAGACCCTCTTTGTGTTTTATAAATAGCTAACTAATCGACGTTATGTACTGTATCAAATGTGGTAATCCGATCCCCGAAGCGCGGTTGAAAGCGCTGCCTACTGCCAAAACCTGCGTTCATTGTTCGCAGGCGCAACGCGTAGCTGGCTTCCCGATGATTACGGGTAAAACGGAGTATTCGGCGCTGCAGATCATGTCGCAGGCTGATGCACAGCAATTAAGTAAAATGGGCGCTCGTCGCGGAATGGGAGCCTCTACCTATATGAAGCGGGAGAAACGGACGTAGTGTCTCTTTTCGTTTATGTTTCGACCTTGGCAGGTTACCGGCCTACACTCACATAAGTGTAGGCTGTTTTTTTTGATCAGGCCAATTGGTTAACCTGGCCGCGCGTAGTTCGTCGGTCGTAGCCTTATTCATGACGTCGTTGAAACCAACGGTCGATTTGATCGTGCTTGTAAGACGCATGACTATAAAACCAATAGTTTTCATCGATGGGGAAAGATTTGCTGAAGTCGTTGTTACAAGGAAAAGCATCGACTGAGAGCGGGTACGAGAGGAAGCTTTAGAGCGTGCCTACTGCGGGTTATGTTGTCAGATTATGTATTTTCTTTCATACAACTCGAAGATATATCTTTTGATAGAGTAAACCCGGTGACCTCCGAGTCTCTGTAGTAAGTAAAAGTAGTAAACCCTGATATATGAATTACCGCACATTTGGCCGGACGGGCTGGGACGTTTCTGAAATTGGGTATGGCATGTGGGGGCTGGCAGGATGGACCGGCTCCGA encodes:
- a CDS encoding TraR/DksA family transcriptional regulator, with product MYCIKCGNPIPEARLKALPTAKTCVHCSQAQRVAGFPMITGKTEYSALQIMSQADAQQLSKMGARRGMGASTYMKREKRT